A genomic region of Candidatus Poribacteria bacterium contains the following coding sequences:
- a CDS encoding c-type cytochrome, with protein sequence MSIYLIIIIVLSSLSQISDEIPRGTLPLGLEPEFEIPKGNVITEEKVRLGKRLFFDKRLSKDETISCATCHNPAKGFSNALAVAKGVFGESGNRNVPTVVNRLYGGTEFWDGRAATLESQALGPLFNPLEMGMNEALLLERVKTDAVYGKLFYDAFGDPEPTAERIGKAIACFERTLVTGDSAFDRYEWDGETSALSASAVRGLALFRGKARCSTCHIGTNFTDERFHNIGAGEAGQNDAGRAGVTGDAADFGKFKTPTLRNIAQTAPYMHDGSLERLEDVIAFYDRGGRPNPNLDVEMKPLELSESEREDLRAFLESLTGRVISLNVEELEAALE encoded by the coding sequence TGAGATACCGAAAGGCAATGTTATAACTGAAGAGAAGGTGCGGCTTGGTAAGCGTCTCTTCTTCGACAAGCGACTGAGCAAGGATGAAACGATAAGTTGCGCGACGTGCCATAACCCTGCCAAAGGTTTTTCCAATGCTTTGGCAGTTGCGAAAGGCGTCTTTGGCGAGTCAGGAAACCGAAACGTACCAACGGTTGTTAATCGTCTGTATGGGGGGACCGAGTTCTGGGATGGTCGCGCGGCGACGCTGGAATCTCAAGCACTCGGTCCTCTTTTCAATCCATTAGAGATGGGTATGAATGAAGCATTGCTCTTAGAACGTGTGAAGACTGATGCTGTTTATGGAAAACTGTTCTACGATGCATTTGGAGATCCTGAGCCGACAGCAGAGAGAATCGGCAAAGCGATTGCCTGTTTTGAAAGGACGCTGGTGACGGGCGACTCCGCATTTGACCGTTATGAATGGGACGGCGAGACATCCGCACTAAGTGCTTCTGCTGTCAGGGGACTCGCACTTTTTCGAGGAAAGGCGAGATGTTCGACGTGTCATATCGGCACAAATTTTACCGACGAAAGATTTCACAACATCGGTGCTGGCGAAGCAGGACAAAATGATGCCGGTCGCGCTGGCGTTACCGGTGATGCCGCAGACTTTGGCAAATTCAAGACACCCACCTTGAGGAATATCGCACAGACGGCACCCTATATGCATGATGGGAGCCTTGAGCGACTTGAGGATGTGATCGCGTTTTACGACCGAGGCGGACGTCCGAATCCGAACTTGGATGTGGAGATGAAACCGCTTGAATTAAGTGAATCTGAAAGAGAGGATCTGCGGGCTTTTCTCGAAAGCCTGACAGGTCGAGTGATTTCTCTGAACGTTGAAGAGTTGGAGGCAGCTTTAGAATGA